In Streptomyces sp. SLBN-118, the following are encoded in one genomic region:
- a CDS encoding acyl carrier protein, producing the protein MITTVLGDYAPDTADIAEHTRFADDLEMESIDLVTLAGLLAEWYGTDVNLAAYLADLELDQIIELTVGDLVAYVVSALTTGTGR; encoded by the coding sequence ATGATCACCACGGTGCTCGGCGACTACGCGCCGGACACCGCCGACATCGCCGAGCACACGCGCTTCGCCGACGACCTGGAGATGGAGAGCATCGACCTGGTCACCCTCGCCGGGCTGCTCGCCGAGTGGTACGGGACCGATGTCAACCTCGCTGCCTATCTGGCGGATCTCGAACTCGACCAGATCATCGAGCTGACCGTCGGCGATCTGGTGGCGTACGTCGTGAGCGCCCTGACGACCGGCACGGGACGCTGA
- a CDS encoding type I polyketide synthase codes for MAVLVPGAPDLDTYWHNLSTGADCITEVPAHRWDATHYPRRIYCRRGGFVDQYATVDPARFGVMPSAVPGTEPDQLIALRVAARALADAGGEHRLPPRERIGVVLGRGGYLTPAQARNDQRVRTAHQLVRTLGELLPELDAEALNRIEDAFADRLGPDHPDAAIGLVPNLAASRIANRLDLRGPAYTTDAACASSLVAVDQAVAELASGRCDVMLAGGVHHCHDITLWSVFARLGALSQSERSRPFHAAADGLLIGEGTGIVVLKRLIDAERDGDRVYAVIRGTGVAADGRGASLVSPDPGGQARAVRQAWQAAGLDPRAPHSIGLLEAHGTGTPTGDAAELATLAEAFGPPEAEPTETDAVIGSVKSMIGHTMPAAGIAGLVKAALAVHHATLLPTLHCDDPHPALARTRFRPLAAAQPWEALVRRAAVNAFGFGGINAHVVLEQAPQGVPVPTRTRIREPERVLRLTADSATHLAELLEADDATLLAGAGRAPAPGGRVRLAVVAPDARRLALARRAVAKGQAWRGRGDVWFTPDPLLTGTEPGKVAFVFPGLEAEFAPRVAEVADHFGLAVPADARVGDLGRHGIGVLAVGRVLDAALRALGIAPDGVAGHSIGEWSAMLAGGLYDIATADALLADFDPARLCVPGVAFAVIGAPAEQVQDLLGDRTDVVLSHDNAPAQSMICGAPDAVDALVRDFRARQVIARTLPFRSGFHTPMLAPYLGPLTEGVYRAPVRAPRVPVWSGTTAAPFPTSPDEVRELFARHLVEPVRFRPLIQAMYAAGYRAFVQVGTGQLGSLIAATLEGRDFLTVPADSPRHGGLDQLRRVVAALWTEGSEQAEAALGSGLLPTPPHGTAVRLDLGAASVSLPDAVRADLRARLLAAVGGQVPGRLDALAERFPAVAALRASLAETADTAAALFPGAQRAMAPGRGSATTAHTRPPAPAATVLPFARPPSTKELLADAPPPPPAPAPGTAPQPPGSLPETPTHRSELLVSAAEMPYLLDHCLVPQRPGWPDLSDRHPVVPATTVLRHMMDAAERALPGRRTVAVHDVRLERWLAAEPATRLEVEVRPDPDGHRVHVALEPYARATLELADAYPPRPPARWRAAAAERPCTIGALDLYRDRWMFHGPAFQGVTELTAIGDSHIRGVFTTPQAPGALLDCVGQLLGHWILAERTRRTVVFPVRMCAYRFFGPEPAPDTRLDCHIKITSLTATTLTADVQIAVGDTVWAEITGWQDRRFDVPGADRAGGYPEHRSLSEARPGGWALLFDAWPELASRDLIMRTQLGAAERAAYAAHPPRTRRQWLLGRIAAKDAVRHRLWQNGSGAVFPAEIGIRNDTEGRPYATGVHGRRLPPLQLSLAHRADAAVALVREQREQSLGVGVGVGIDIEVIAERAETIRRIALDAQERALLAEVCEATAVSEAVWFTRFWAAKEAAAKAEGTGLRGSPRQFAVRQAQTYGLLVETPHGRHRVRLDQVAAPAPGSQGKQYVVAWTANDGAKEHNL; via the coding sequence ATGGCAGTACTCGTGCCGGGTGCCCCCGACCTCGACACGTACTGGCACAACCTCAGCACCGGCGCCGACTGCATCACCGAGGTGCCGGCCCACCGCTGGGACGCCACCCACTACCCGCGGCGCATCTACTGCAGACGTGGTGGATTCGTCGACCAGTACGCCACTGTGGACCCGGCACGGTTCGGCGTGATGCCCAGCGCGGTGCCCGGCACTGAACCGGACCAGCTGATCGCCCTGCGGGTCGCCGCCCGCGCCCTCGCCGACGCGGGCGGTGAGCACCGGCTGCCGCCCCGGGAACGCATCGGCGTCGTCCTCGGCCGCGGCGGCTATCTCACCCCCGCCCAGGCCCGCAACGACCAGCGCGTCCGCACCGCTCACCAACTCGTCCGCACCCTCGGCGAGTTGCTGCCGGAACTGGACGCCGAAGCACTGAACCGCATCGAGGACGCCTTCGCCGACCGGCTCGGCCCGGACCACCCGGACGCCGCGATCGGCCTGGTCCCCAATCTGGCCGCGTCCCGCATCGCCAACCGCCTCGACCTGCGCGGCCCCGCCTACACCACCGATGCCGCCTGCGCCTCCTCCCTCGTCGCCGTCGACCAAGCCGTCGCCGAACTCGCCTCAGGGCGCTGCGACGTGATGCTCGCCGGGGGAGTGCACCACTGCCACGACATCACCCTGTGGAGCGTCTTCGCCCGCCTCGGCGCGCTCTCCCAGAGCGAGCGCAGCCGCCCCTTCCACGCGGCGGCCGACGGTCTGCTGATCGGCGAGGGCACCGGCATCGTCGTACTGAAACGCCTCATCGACGCCGAACGCGACGGCGACCGTGTCTACGCCGTCATCCGCGGCACCGGCGTCGCCGCCGACGGGCGCGGCGCGAGCCTGGTCAGTCCCGACCCCGGCGGCCAGGCCCGTGCAGTACGCCAGGCCTGGCAGGCGGCCGGACTCGATCCCAGGGCGCCGCACTCCATCGGTCTCCTGGAGGCGCACGGCACCGGAACGCCGACCGGGGACGCGGCCGAACTCGCCACGCTGGCGGAGGCCTTCGGGCCGCCCGAAGCAGAGCCGACAGAAACGGATGCCGTGATCGGCTCGGTGAAGTCGATGATCGGCCACACCATGCCCGCCGCCGGTATCGCCGGCCTGGTCAAGGCCGCGCTCGCCGTGCACCACGCCACCCTGCTGCCCACCCTGCACTGCGACGACCCGCACCCCGCCCTCGCCCGCACCCGCTTCCGGCCCCTGGCCGCCGCGCAGCCGTGGGAGGCGCTGGTGCGCAGGGCCGCGGTCAACGCCTTCGGATTCGGCGGCATCAACGCCCACGTCGTACTCGAACAAGCCCCCCAAGGCGTTCCCGTGCCCACCCGCACCCGGATCCGCGAGCCCGAGCGGGTGCTGCGCCTGACCGCCGACAGCGCCACACACCTCGCCGAACTCCTGGAAGCCGACGACGCCACGCTGCTCGCCGGCGCCGGCCGGGCCCCCGCCCCGGGTGGCCGGGTCCGCCTCGCGGTCGTCGCCCCCGACGCCCGCCGCCTCGCGCTGGCCCGGCGCGCGGTCGCCAAGGGGCAGGCCTGGCGCGGACGGGGCGATGTGTGGTTCACGCCCGACCCGCTGCTCACCGGGACCGAGCCGGGCAAGGTGGCGTTCGTCTTCCCCGGTCTGGAGGCCGAGTTCGCCCCGCGCGTCGCCGAGGTCGCCGACCACTTCGGGCTCGCCGTCCCGGCCGACGCCCGCGTGGGCGACCTCGGACGCCACGGCATCGGAGTCCTTGCCGTCGGCCGCGTCCTGGACGCCGCGCTGCGCGCGCTCGGCATCGCCCCCGACGGGGTGGCCGGACACAGCATCGGCGAATGGTCCGCGATGCTCGCCGGCGGCCTGTACGACATCGCCACCGCGGACGCGCTCCTGGCCGACTTCGACCCCGCCCGGCTGTGCGTGCCCGGCGTCGCCTTCGCCGTGATCGGCGCGCCCGCCGAACAGGTTCAGGACCTGCTCGGCGACCGCACCGACGTGGTGCTCTCGCACGACAACGCCCCTGCCCAGTCCATGATCTGCGGCGCCCCTGACGCAGTGGACGCGCTCGTCCGCGACTTCCGCGCCCGCCAGGTCATCGCCCGGACCCTGCCGTTCCGCTCCGGCTTCCACACCCCGATGCTCGCCCCCTACCTGGGGCCCCTCACCGAAGGCGTATACCGCGCCCCGGTGCGGGCGCCCCGCGTCCCCGTGTGGTCGGGCACCACGGCGGCGCCCTTCCCCACGTCGCCCGACGAGGTGCGTGAGCTGTTCGCACGCCACCTCGTCGAGCCGGTGCGCTTCCGGCCGCTGATCCAGGCCATGTACGCCGCCGGGTATCGGGCCTTCGTACAGGTGGGCACCGGGCAGCTCGGCTCGCTCATCGCCGCGACGCTGGAAGGCCGCGACTTTCTGACCGTGCCGGCGGACAGCCCGCGCCACGGCGGGCTCGACCAGCTGCGCCGGGTCGTGGCCGCGCTGTGGACGGAAGGCAGCGAGCAGGCCGAGGCCGCCCTCGGCTCCGGGCTCCTGCCGACTCCGCCCCACGGCACCGCGGTCCGTCTGGACCTGGGCGCAGCCTCGGTCTCCCTGCCCGACGCCGTTCGCGCCGACCTACGCGCCCGTCTGCTCGCCGCGGTGGGCGGCCAGGTGCCGGGCCGCCTGGACGCACTGGCCGAACGCTTCCCGGCGGTCGCCGCCCTGCGCGCATCCCTCGCGGAGACGGCGGACACCGCGGCGGCGCTGTTCCCCGGCGCGCAGAGGGCCATGGCCCCGGGGCGCGGGAGCGCCACCACAGCGCACACCCGGCCACCGGCCCCGGCCGCAACGGTTCTACCCTTCGCCCGGCCGCCGTCCACGAAGGAGCTCCTCGCCGACGCCCCACCCCCACCCCCAGCACCAGCACCAGGCACCGCGCCCCAGCCCCCCGGCTCTCTGCCGGAGACGCCCACTCACCGCAGCGAACTCCTCGTCTCCGCCGCCGAGATGCCCTACCTGCTCGACCACTGCCTCGTCCCGCAGCGCCCCGGCTGGCCCGACCTCTCCGACCGGCACCCCGTGGTGCCCGCCACCACCGTGCTGCGGCACATGATGGACGCCGCCGAACGGGCACTTCCCGGCCGGCGTACCGTCGCCGTGCACGACGTACGCCTGGAGCGGTGGCTCGCCGCCGAACCGGCCACCCGCCTCGAGGTCGAGGTGCGACCGGACCCGGACGGACACCGCGTGCACGTGGCCCTGGAGCCGTACGCCCGCGCCACCCTCGAACTCGCCGACGCCTATCCGCCGCGCCCCCCGGCCCGCTGGCGGGCCGCAGCCGCCGAGCGGCCCTGCACGATCGGCGCGCTCGACCTGTACCGGGACCGCTGGATGTTCCACGGCCCCGCCTTCCAGGGCGTCACCGAGCTCACCGCGATCGGCGACAGCCACATCCGCGGCGTCTTCACCACCCCGCAGGCTCCCGGCGCCCTCCTCGACTGCGTCGGTCAGCTCCTCGGCCACTGGATCCTCGCCGAACGCACCAGGCGCACGGTCGTCTTCCCGGTCCGCATGTGCGCCTACCGGTTCTTCGGACCCGAACCCGCCCCCGATACCCGCCTCGACTGCCACATCAAGATCACCTCGCTCACCGCGACGACCCTCACCGCCGACGTCCAAATCGCGGTCGGCGACACCGTATGGGCGGAGATCACCGGCTGGCAGGACCGCCGCTTCGACGTCCCCGGCGCCGACCGGGCCGGCGGCTACCCCGAGCACCGCTCTCTGTCCGAGGCACGACCCGGCGGCTGGGCCCTGCTGTTCGACGCCTGGCCCGAGCTGGCATCCCGCGACCTGATCATGCGCACCCAGCTCGGCGCCGCGGAACGCGCCGCCTATGCGGCGCACCCGCCGCGCACCCGCCGCCAGTGGCTGCTCGGCCGGATCGCCGCCAAGGACGCGGTACGCCACCGGCTGTGGCAGAACGGCTCAGGCGCGGTGTTCCCCGCCGAGATCGGCATTCGCAACGACACCGAGGGGCGCCCGTACGCGACCGGGGTGCACGGCCGCCGACTGCCGCCGCTCCAGCTCTCCTTGGCCCACCGGGCGGACGCCGCCGTGGCCCTCGTACGAGAGCAGCGTGAACAGTCCCTCGGCGTCGGCGTCGGCGTCGGCATCGACATCGAGGTGATCGCCGAGCGCGCCGAGACCATCCGCCGCATTGCCCTGGACGCGCAGGAACGCGCCCTGCTCGCCGAGGTGTGCGAGGCCACCGCGGTGAGCGAGGCGGTGTGGTTCACCCGTTTCTGGGCCGCGAAGGAGGCCGCGGCGAAGGCCGAGGGCACGGGACTGCGCGGCAGTCCGAGGCAGTTCGCCGTCCGGCAGGCCCAGACGTACGGCCTGCTCGTCGAGACCCCGCACGGCCGCCACCGGGTGCGCCTCGACCAAGTGGCGGCCCCCGCCCCCGGTTCCCAGGGCAAGCAGTACGTCGTGGCCTGGACAGCGAACGACGGAGCAAAGGAGCACAACCTGTGA
- a CDS encoding alpha/beta fold hydrolase produces the protein MARVRANGLDHHVQQLPHRPGPHAAAADGGAPTVVFLHGAFIDSLASFYFTLGPQFADAGFDVLMYDLRGHGRSERPGTGYGVEDFTADLAALLDSAGPDAPVHLLGNSFGGTVALDFAVHHPRRTASVTVVESSPATPQWAQTMAGALHLATSELPEEEALAWFVAEYGALASTRQGDARHDAHIARLGRAAAKLIAATTIADDIPAGRTLTDAQLRALTCPVLLINGQNGLVAEETARLARLLPHCDVVVVPGQKHSVLVEDADRVGALALDWAARRVLTRSVTG, from the coding sequence GTGGCCAGGGTGCGGGCGAACGGCCTCGACCACCACGTACAGCAACTGCCGCACCGGCCGGGGCCGCACGCCGCAGCGGCGGACGGCGGCGCGCCCACCGTCGTCTTCCTTCACGGCGCCTTCATCGACAGCCTGGCCAGCTTCTACTTCACACTCGGGCCGCAGTTCGCGGACGCGGGCTTCGACGTGCTGATGTACGACCTTCGCGGCCACGGCCGCAGCGAACGCCCCGGTACAGGCTATGGGGTCGAGGACTTCACCGCGGATCTGGCCGCCCTCCTGGACAGCGCAGGACCCGACGCCCCGGTGCATCTGCTCGGCAACTCCTTCGGCGGCACCGTGGCCCTGGACTTCGCCGTGCACCATCCGCGGCGCACCGCGAGTGTGACCGTCGTCGAATCGAGCCCCGCCACCCCGCAGTGGGCGCAGACCATGGCCGGGGCGCTGCACCTGGCCACCAGTGAGCTGCCCGAGGAGGAAGCCCTCGCCTGGTTCGTCGCCGAGTACGGCGCGCTCGCCTCGACCCGGCAGGGCGACGCCCGCCACGACGCGCACATCGCGCGCCTCGGCCGGGCTGCCGCGAAGCTGATCGCCGCCACGACGATCGCCGACGACATTCCCGCGGGCCGCACCCTGACCGACGCCCAACTACGCGCCCTCACCTGCCCGGTGCTCCTGATCAACGGGCAGAACGGTCTGGTCGCCGAGGAGACGGCCCGCCTGGCACGGCTTCTGCCCCATTGCGACGTCGTCGTGGTGCCAGGGCAGAAGCACTCGGTACTCGTCGAGGACGCGGACCGGGTCGGTGCGCTCGCCCTCGACTGGGCGGCCCGGCGCGTGCTGACAAGGAGCGTGACGGGATGA
- a CDS encoding glycosyltransferase has translation MSRFLFVVPPLAGHVHPVSAVAAELTGRGHSVAWAGGPEALGRLVGVGATVFPCAGPADLDGRPVSLRGVAALKYLWGEFFAPLAHAMAPGVTTAVMEFGPDLVVVDQQTVAGALVAERLGVPYATSSTTSAELSGSLNGLPKVDQWLTDLLDGLRHRLGDPSARNDLRFSPRLTLVFSTSELTGPRTAGHGPVRYVGPALGPRRPMDAFDWDWVDRPDGRQLALITLGTVNCEAGARFLAHCVEAVRARADRMRAIVVDPGGALGAPHADDDVLTAPAVPQLALLSRTSVVVCHAGHNTVTEALWNGVPLVVAPIRDDQPVVAAQVTAVGAGVRVRFGRADAERVGAALDLVLEQPSFAAAARRISRSFRQAGGATTAAGFLEELAIRETAGHRAPRPGHG, from the coding sequence ATGAGCCGGTTCCTCTTCGTCGTGCCGCCGCTCGCCGGACACGTCCATCCCGTCTCGGCCGTCGCGGCCGAACTCACCGGGCGTGGCCACTCCGTGGCCTGGGCGGGAGGTCCCGAGGCGCTCGGCCGCCTGGTCGGTGTCGGAGCCACCGTGTTCCCCTGCGCGGGCCCGGCCGACCTCGACGGCAGGCCCGTCAGCCTGCGGGGCGTGGCAGCGCTCAAGTACCTGTGGGGCGAGTTCTTCGCGCCCCTCGCGCACGCCATGGCGCCCGGGGTGACCACCGCCGTCATGGAGTTCGGGCCCGATCTGGTCGTCGTCGACCAGCAGACCGTGGCCGGCGCGCTGGTCGCCGAACGGCTCGGAGTTCCTTACGCCACCTCGTCGACGACGTCCGCCGAACTGTCCGGAAGCCTCAACGGGCTGCCCAAGGTCGACCAGTGGCTCACCGACCTCCTCGACGGCCTGCGCCACCGCCTCGGTGACCCGTCGGCGCGCAACGACCTGCGGTTCTCGCCCCGGCTCACCCTGGTCTTCTCCACCAGCGAGCTGACCGGACCCCGCACGGCCGGTCACGGCCCGGTGCGGTATGTCGGACCCGCGCTCGGCCCGCGCCGTCCGATGGACGCCTTCGACTGGGACTGGGTGGACCGCCCCGACGGGCGGCAGCTCGCCCTGATCACGCTGGGCACGGTGAACTGCGAGGCCGGAGCCCGCTTCCTGGCCCACTGCGTAGAGGCCGTACGCGCCCGCGCCGACCGGATGCGTGCGATCGTCGTCGACCCCGGCGGCGCGCTGGGCGCACCACACGCCGACGACGACGTACTGACCGCCCCCGCCGTGCCCCAACTCGCCCTCCTTTCCCGCACCTCCGTCGTGGTGTGCCACGCCGGGCACAACACCGTCACCGAGGCCCTGTGGAACGGCGTCCCCCTGGTCGTCGCCCCCATCCGCGACGACCAGCCCGTGGTCGCCGCCCAGGTCACCGCAGTCGGCGCCGGGGTGCGGGTGCGATTCGGACGGGCCGACGCGGAGCGGGTCGGCGCCGCCCTCGACCTCGTGCTCGAACAGCCCTCCTTCGCCGCGGCCGCCCGCCGCATCAGCCGCTCCTTCAGACAGGCCGGCGGCGCGACCACCGCGGCCGGTTTCCTCGAAGAGCTCGCCATCAGGGAAACTGCCGGACACCGAGCTCCACGGCCTGGACATGGGTGA